One genomic segment of Panicum virgatum strain AP13 chromosome 2N, P.virgatum_v5, whole genome shotgun sequence includes these proteins:
- the LOC120660778 gene encoding copper transporter 5.1-like codes for MMHMTFYWGTSATILFDGWRTSTWLGYLLSLAALLLAAAFYQYLEALRIRFKLVSGGGAAASKQAPSIPPPAGSDPSRAPLLAPALAAAGRWPARAAVAAMFGVNSALGYLIMLSVMSFNGGVFIAVVLGLALGYLAFRSSDGEDLVVVDTPCACA; via the coding sequence ATGATGCACATGACCTTCTACTGGGGCACGTCCGCCACGATCCTCTTCGACGGCTGGCGCACGTCCACGTGGCTCGGCTACCTCCTCTCCCTCGCGGccctgctcctcgccgccgctttCTACCAGTACCTCGAGGCGCTCCGGATCCGCTTCAAGCTCGTCTcgggagggggcgccgccgccagcaagcAGGCCCCCTccatcccgccgcccgccggctccGACCCGTCGCGGGCGCCGCTCCTCgcgcccgccctcgccgccgccgggcgctggCCGGCGCGGGCCGCCGTAGCCGCCATGTTCGGGGTCAACTCCGCCCTGGGCTACCTCATCATGCTCTCCGTCATGTCGTTCAACGGCGGCGTGTTCATCGCCGTCGTCCTGGGCCTCGCGCTCGGGTACCTCGCCTTCCGCAGCAGCGACGGGGAGGATCTCGTCGTCGTCGACACCCCCTGCGCCTGCGCGTGA